One genomic region from Sciurus carolinensis chromosome 2, mSciCar1.2, whole genome shotgun sequence encodes:
- the LOC124976502 gene encoding 40S ribosomal protein S24-like, with the protein MNDTATTQTRKHRTNQLLQRKEMVFDVLHPGKAAAPKTEVQGKLAKMYKTTPGITFVFRFRTYFGGGKKTDFDMIYVFLDFSKKNELNYRLARHDLYEKKKTSREQQKKHKNRRKKISRTVKAHVGAGKKLKQGRFCDDIFFSKCANFS; encoded by the coding sequence ATGAATGACACAGCAACTACCCAGACCAGGAAGCACAGGACCAACCAGCTACTTCAGAGGAAAGAAATGGTCTTTGATGTCCTTCACCCTGGGAAGGCAGCAGCACCTAAGACAGAAGTTCAGGGAAAGCTAGCCAAAATGTACAAAACCACACCAGGCATTACCTTTGTGTTTAGATTCAGAACTTATTTTGGAGGTGGCAAAAAAACTGACTTTGACATGATTTATGTTTTCTtggatttttcaaagaaaaatgaacttaacTATAGACTGGCAAGACATGACCTGTATGAGAAGAAAAAGACCTCAAGagaacagcaaaagaaacataagaacagaaggaagaagaTCAGCAGGACGGTGAAGGCACATGTTGGTGCTGGTAAAAAGCTAAAGCAGGGAAGATTCTGTGATGACATTTTCTTCAGTAAGTGTGCAAATTTTTCATGA